The following are encoded in a window of Novosphingobium sp. ZN18A2 genomic DNA:
- a CDS encoding ATP-binding protein has protein sequence MKVLFRSAAYRIAFISSLAFALATVCLGAAVYLAAHEAFSRQLDASIEQATGALLTEMHDDGIGGLREAVAQRDATGPDALGYALFDPAGRRVAGQMNTQPTPPGWHRITFIDPKEGADPARALVTDLSDGYRLVVAADLEPLEEIDRTILTIFGVACVALVGIGALGTFLLGGYLRRRLSRIEDTASAIVAGDLTPRMEIGPADDEFDRVAASLNAMLDRIEGLVANLRQVTGDLAHDMRTPLARLRNRLELLLDRSNDPECREIAEDAVDRADDVLRLFEAILRISELDGSDLRHRFTPVDLGGLVTELGEIHAPIAEDAGRSLVWAGAPGCVVSGDRELIAQALINLIENALRHTPPGSRIRLAASCDERAVTVSVCDNGPGIPQADRRRAFERFVRLEASRSTPGHGLGLSLVQAIAHAHDATIALHDATPGLDVTLHFKRRRDT, from the coding sequence ATGAAAGTGTTGTTCAGGAGCGCTGCATACCGGATTGCCTTCATCTCGTCGCTGGCCTTTGCGCTGGCAACGGTGTGCCTGGGCGCGGCGGTCTATCTTGCTGCGCACGAGGCGTTTTCTCGCCAGTTGGACGCAAGTATCGAACAGGCGACCGGCGCGCTCCTCACCGAAATGCATGACGACGGAATAGGCGGCCTGCGCGAGGCCGTGGCCCAGCGCGATGCGACGGGGCCCGATGCCCTGGGCTATGCCCTGTTCGATCCGGCTGGGCGCAGGGTCGCGGGGCAGATGAACACGCAACCGACGCCGCCCGGCTGGCACCGGATCACTTTTATCGATCCTAAGGAAGGGGCCGACCCGGCCCGCGCGCTGGTGACCGATCTTTCGGACGGCTATCGCCTCGTCGTCGCGGCGGATCTTGAACCGCTGGAGGAGATCGACCGCACGATCCTGACCATCTTCGGTGTCGCCTGTGTGGCACTGGTGGGGATCGGTGCGCTCGGCACGTTCTTGCTGGGCGGCTATTTGCGCCGACGATTGTCGAGGATCGAGGATACCGCCTCGGCCATCGTCGCCGGCGATCTGACACCGCGCATGGAGATCGGGCCCGCGGACGACGAATTCGACCGCGTCGCCGCCTCGCTCAACGCCATGCTGGACCGGATAGAGGGGCTGGTGGCCAACCTGCGGCAGGTTACCGGCGACCTGGCGCATGACATGCGCACACCGCTTGCCCGCCTGCGCAATCGGCTCGAGCTTCTGCTTGATCGCTCGAACGATCCGGAATGCCGCGAGATCGCGGAGGATGCGGTCGACCGCGCGGACGATGTACTCCGGTTGTTCGAAGCGATCCTGCGCATATCGGAACTGGACGGAAGCGATCTGCGGCATCGCTTCACGCCGGTCGATCTTGGCGGGCTGGTGACGGAACTGGGTGAGATCCACGCCCCTATCGCAGAGGACGCGGGACGGTCGCTGGTTTGGGCGGGCGCACCGGGCTGCGTCGTCAGTGGCGACCGCGAACTGATCGCGCAGGCGCTTATCAACCTGATCGAGAACGCCTTGCGCCACACGCCGCCGGGCAGCCGGATCCGTCTGGCCGCATCGTGCGACGAACGAGCCGTGACGGTGAGCGTTTGCGACAACGGGCCGGGCATTCCGCAGGCAGATCGCCGTCGCGCGTTCGAACGCTTCGTGCGCCTTGAGGCGTCGCGTTCGACGCCGGGGCACGGCCTGGGTCTCAGCCTCGTGCAGGCCATTGCCCATGCCCACGATGCCACCATCGCCTTGCACGACGCGACGCCCGGACTGGACGTTACGCTGCACTTCAAGCGGAGGCGGGACACATGA
- a CDS encoding TolC family protein, translated as MKRYALLALLLIGGCAHYRPVPLDPGQEALTPPVASVLEEKADRISRPWLAPVKLDLSAPLTPDAVATLAVVNNPDLRAARVRARVSDAQVFAAGLLPDPSISLGASKVLHGPDPMMDLASAFALDIDALRTHGVTREKAKAEARQVRLDLAWQEWQTAGLARIEAVRTQALDRQATLARKSAEASQWLLERTQKAAARGDVSGGRLQAARVAALDASTRLRTAEQDLSTARSALARLLGLPPGTVPELAAAPLPDAPPGADALFALARRNRTDLQALQAGYAAQEAAVHKAVLDQFPTLNLTFNANRDSAGNTLVGPAIDFTLPLWNRNRGGIAVARATRAALKAEYGARLFQTRSDIAAAEKGIALAFRQRAEAEKGLATLRAYAEASGHAASRGDISGETAIVAQQALRDRLTQIDQSEQAIREQMIALELLTGTPRKAWK; from the coding sequence ATGAAACGATACGCTCTGCTTGCCCTGCTGTTGATCGGCGGCTGCGCACACTATCGGCCAGTGCCGCTCGATCCGGGGCAGGAAGCGCTCACGCCGCCGGTTGCATCGGTGCTGGAGGAAAAGGCGGACAGGATCAGCCGGCCCTGGCTTGCGCCGGTCAAGCTGGACTTGTCGGCGCCGCTCACACCCGATGCGGTTGCGACGCTGGCGGTTGTCAACAACCCCGATCTCAGGGCCGCGCGAGTCCGCGCGCGCGTTTCGGACGCGCAGGTATTCGCGGCGGGGCTGCTGCCCGACCCCTCCATCAGCCTTGGCGCAAGCAAGGTGCTGCACGGGCCGGACCCGATGATGGACCTGGCCAGCGCCTTCGCGCTCGATATCGACGCGCTGCGCACCCACGGCGTGACGCGCGAGAAAGCGAAGGCCGAAGCGCGGCAGGTGCGGCTCGATCTGGCGTGGCAGGAATGGCAGACGGCCGGTCTGGCGCGGATCGAGGCGGTACGCACGCAGGCGTTGGACCGGCAGGCGACGCTGGCTCGCAAGTCGGCCGAAGCGTCGCAATGGCTGCTCGAACGCACGCAGAAGGCCGCGGCGCGTGGCGACGTTTCGGGTGGCCGCCTGCAGGCCGCGCGGGTCGCGGCGCTGGATGCTTCCACCAGGCTGCGCACGGCGGAGCAGGATCTGTCCACAGCCCGCAGTGCCCTGGCGAGGCTGCTGGGATTGCCGCCGGGGACCGTGCCGGAACTGGCCGCCGCGCCGTTGCCGGATGCACCGCCCGGTGCCGATGCACTGTTCGCTCTCGCGCGTCGCAACCGTACCGACCTGCAGGCGCTTCAGGCCGGCTATGCCGCGCAGGAAGCGGCGGTCCACAAGGCAGTGCTCGACCAGTTTCCGACGCTCAACCTTACGTTCAATGCCAACCGCGATTCGGCAGGCAACACGCTGGTCGGCCCGGCGATCGATTTCACCCTGCCGCTGTGGAACCGCAACCGCGGAGGAATAGCTGTCGCGCGGGCAACAAGGGCGGCGCTCAAGGCCGAATACGGTGCGCGCCTGTTCCAGACGCGGTCCGATATCGCTGCCGCCGAAAAGGGCATCGCGCTCGCCTTTCGCCAGCGCGCCGAGGCCGAAAAGGGGCTCGCAACCTTGCGCGCCTATGCAGAGGCGTCAGGCCATGCCGCCAGTCGCGGCGATATCAGCGGGGAAACCGCCATCGTCGCGCAACAGGCCTTGCGCGACCGGCTGACGCAAATCGACCAGAGCGAGCAGGCGATCCGTGAACAGATGATCGCGCTAGAACTGCTGACGGGAACCCCAAGGAAGGCATGGAAGTGA
- a CDS encoding efflux RND transporter periplasmic adaptor subunit, which translates to MEVMIRRYTLSLLLLLAACSGSADGGNSQAKPVALVSLATATRDNVEQTLTLYGAVQKDSTAQYALSTPLEAIVGEIARPVGSTVRQGDVVARLKPSPQSRAAMAKAAADARTANQAYARARRLRADDLASDADVESARSAAVAAKAQQDAMMLGARDLTLRARAAGTVESVPVNPGDLIAAGSTVATLVRSGAGRAGFGIDPAAAIRIRPGTHIRVGAASGRPTLTVPVESIDLTADPQTRLASLYARIPAQAGLGAGQPLTAQVPLATSTDAITVPYAALLDDGGQPYVYVVKGGVAHRHDVVTGPSNGQRIAIEKGVAPGEKVVTAGGTALEDGMKVRTK; encoded by the coding sequence ATGGAAGTGATGATCCGCCGCTATACTCTGTCACTATTGCTTCTTCTGGCCGCCTGCTCAGGCAGCGCGGACGGCGGCAACAGTCAGGCGAAGCCGGTGGCGCTGGTTTCGCTCGCCACTGCGACCAGGGACAACGTCGAGCAGACGCTTACGCTCTACGGCGCGGTTCAGAAGGACAGCACCGCCCAATACGCTTTGTCCACGCCTTTGGAGGCGATCGTGGGCGAGATTGCCCGGCCCGTCGGCAGCACGGTCAGGCAGGGTGACGTCGTGGCGCGGCTCAAGCCCAGCCCGCAAAGCCGGGCCGCGATGGCCAAGGCCGCCGCCGACGCCCGCACGGCAAACCAGGCCTATGCCCGTGCCCGGCGCCTGCGGGCGGACGACCTGGCGAGCGATGCCGACGTAGAAAGCGCACGCAGTGCCGCCGTCGCCGCGAAAGCGCAGCAAGACGCCATGATGCTGGGCGCGCGCGATCTTACGCTGCGGGCCCGGGCTGCGGGCACCGTGGAATCGGTGCCGGTCAATCCCGGCGATCTGATCGCGGCGGGCAGCACGGTCGCGACGCTTGTCCGTTCGGGGGCAGGGCGGGCCGGCTTCGGCATCGATCCTGCGGCCGCGATCCGGATCAGGCCCGGAACGCACATACGCGTGGGTGCGGCTTCCGGTCGGCCCACGCTGACGGTCCCGGTCGAAAGCATCGATTTGACCGCCGATCCGCAGACCCGGCTGGCATCGCTCTATGCGCGCATCCCCGCACAGGCAGGGTTGGGGGCGGGCCAGCCGCTGACGGCGCAAGTGCCGCTCGCCACAAGCACCGATGCGATTACCGTTCCTTATGCGGCGCTGCTGGACGATGGCGGGCAGCCCTATGTCTATGTGGTCAAGGGCGGCGTTGCACACCGGCATGATGTCGTCACCGGCCCTTCGAATGGCCAGCGCATCGCCATAGAGAAAGGGGTGGCGCCGGGCGAAAAGGTCGTCACGGCAGGTGGCACCGCGCTTGAGGATGGCATGAAGGTGCGCACCAAATGA
- a CDS encoding efflux RND transporter permease subunit, producing MSTGLARHARALWLAMILLTLGGAIGALNLPVSLFPQIDYPRVVVSIDAGERDAAQMEAQITRPMEIALRGVPGVTRVRSTTSRGSAEIQLNFSWGENMARALLATQGALSTIQPDLPAGTRYSAWRADPTVFPVYGIALTSRSLDQEALRQLAELKIRPALTGITGVAAVDVLGGSPRTFEVDVNPSRLTALGLSPTDVATALGKANVVRGAGRIEDRHRLYLVLVENRLANAADIAATPIKAGSGGSAGLVTVGDVATVQSSVTPNYTLVTSNGQNAVLVNVRQTFSGDTVQVVRDVSAKMKALGLPPSVKVSPFYDQSELVTGAANAVRDAILFGAVLAGLVLFVFLRSARLMAITAAVLPAVLAGTCLILFAMGMHFDMMTLGGMAAAVGLIIDDAVVMLEHMMRRMQEGAASDPPGLLAAAAEMGKPLFGSTGATIVVFLPLAFISGVTGGFFKALAVTMVAALAISLIFARFLIPLAAAYWLREKDAEAAESAGGLLGHMITVYDRAAHRLLARPGLLVIALLVGLSAAGFYSYRHVPSGFMPHMDEGGFILDYKAQPGAALSDTNRLLKQIEQIIQSTPEVTSYSRRTGAQLGGGLTESDEGDYFVRLKGGSRRPIDEVMAEIRRKIQTRVPGVEIETAQLMEDLIGDLTAVPQPIEIKLFGDDPAALAKAAKQVGTAIGKVLGVVEVVDGLRVAGDAISVKVDPGAALQQNLDPDAVAKQLEALVGGASATQVRVGEQLVDVRVRGPGSLRQRADEIAQMPITAPDGHTVRVRQIAKVSILAGQKQLTREDLAPFIDVTARLEGRDLGSAMKEIRKTVSALSLPPSIRVDYGGLYAQQQKSFRDLAMVFAAALLLSALLLTVLYERIAWTLAAMTTVLLSAACVLCGLWITGIELDISALMGLTMVVGMVSELIVFFFAELDTDKPVDLAALQEAGRKRLRPILMSALIAILTLSPLALGFNRGAGLQRPLATAIIFGLTAAVPLVLLFLPALVAVLTRRPQANG from the coding sequence ATGAGCACCGGACTGGCCCGGCACGCCCGCGCGCTCTGGCTGGCGATGATCCTGCTTACGCTGGGCGGGGCCATCGGCGCGCTGAATCTGCCGGTCAGCCTGTTTCCGCAGATCGATTACCCGCGCGTCGTCGTGTCGATCGACGCCGGAGAGCGCGATGCCGCGCAAATGGAAGCGCAGATTACCCGGCCCATGGAAATCGCCTTGCGCGGCGTGCCGGGCGTTACCCGCGTCCGCTCGACGACAAGCCGGGGTTCGGCGGAGATCCAGCTCAATTTCTCGTGGGGTGAGAACATGGCCCGCGCCCTGCTGGCAACGCAGGGCGCGCTGTCCACTATCCAGCCCGACTTGCCCGCCGGGACGCGCTACAGCGCGTGGCGTGCCGACCCGACCGTATTCCCGGTTTACGGCATCGCGCTGACATCCAGATCGCTCGACCAGGAAGCCTTGCGCCAGCTTGCCGAACTGAAGATCCGGCCTGCGCTGACCGGCATTACGGGGGTCGCGGCAGTGGACGTGCTCGGCGGCTCGCCGCGCACCTTCGAAGTCGATGTCAACCCTTCGCGGTTGACGGCTCTGGGGCTGAGTCCAACGGACGTGGCGACCGCGCTCGGCAAGGCCAACGTCGTGCGCGGCGCGGGGCGGATCGAGGATCGGCACCGGCTCTATCTGGTGCTGGTAGAAAACCGGCTTGCCAATGCCGCGGACATTGCCGCGACGCCGATCAAGGCGGGGAGCGGGGGAAGCGCGGGGCTTGTGACGGTAGGCGATGTCGCGACGGTCCAGTCCTCCGTCACGCCCAACTACACGCTGGTGACGAGCAACGGCCAGAATGCCGTGCTGGTCAATGTCCGTCAGACGTTCAGCGGCGATACGGTCCAGGTCGTAAGGGACGTTTCTGCCAAGATGAAAGCGCTGGGCCTGCCGCCCAGCGTGAAGGTGTCGCCATTCTATGACCAGTCCGAACTGGTGACGGGGGCCGCCAATGCGGTGCGCGACGCGATCCTGTTCGGCGCGGTACTGGCAGGCCTGGTCCTTTTCGTGTTCCTGCGCTCGGCCAGGCTGATGGCAATCACGGCGGCGGTCCTGCCCGCGGTGCTGGCGGGCACATGCCTTATTCTGTTCGCCATGGGCATGCACTTTGACATGATGACCCTTGGTGGCATGGCCGCTGCCGTGGGCCTTATCATAGACGATGCCGTTGTCATGCTCGAACACATGATGCGGCGCATGCAGGAAGGCGCGGCCAGTGATCCGCCGGGGTTGCTTGCCGCCGCCGCCGAAATGGGAAAACCGCTTTTCGGTTCGACCGGCGCGACAATCGTGGTTTTCCTGCCGCTGGCCTTTATCTCCGGGGTCACGGGCGGCTTTTTCAAGGCGCTGGCGGTGACCATGGTGGCGGCTCTCGCCATTTCGTTGATCTTTGCGCGCTTTCTCATCCCTCTGGCTGCCGCCTACTGGTTGCGTGAAAAGGACGCGGAGGCGGCGGAAAGCGCCGGGGGGCTGCTGGGGCATATGATCACGGTCTATGATCGCGCCGCACACCGCCTTCTTGCACGGCCGGGGCTGCTCGTCATCGCCTTGCTCGTGGGGCTGTCGGCAGCGGGCTTCTATTCCTATCGCCACGTCCCGTCCGGTTTCATGCCGCATATGGACGAAGGCGGATTCATTCTGGATTACAAGGCCCAGCCGGGCGCGGCATTGAGCGACACCAACCGTCTGTTGAAGCAGATAGAACAGATCATCCAGTCGACGCCCGAGGTGACCAGCTATTCGCGGCGAACCGGGGCGCAACTCGGCGGCGGGCTGACCGAATCTGACGAGGGCGATTACTTCGTCCGCCTGAAGGGCGGATCGCGCCGTCCGATCGACGAAGTGATGGCCGAGATCCGCCGGAAGATCCAGACAAGGGTTCCGGGTGTCGAAATAGAGACGGCGCAGTTGATGGAGGACCTGATCGGTGACCTCACCGCCGTTCCCCAGCCAATCGAGATCAAGCTGTTCGGTGACGATCCCGCGGCGCTGGCAAAAGCGGCGAAGCAGGTCGGCACGGCGATCGGCAAGGTCCTGGGCGTTGTGGAAGTCGTCGATGGCTTGCGCGTTGCCGGCGACGCGATTTCCGTCAAGGTCGATCCGGGTGCCGCGCTGCAGCAGAATCTCGATCCCGATGCGGTTGCCAAACAGCTCGAGGCGCTGGTCGGCGGCGCATCGGCCACGCAGGTCCGCGTTGGGGAGCAACTGGTGGATGTGCGGGTGCGCGGACCGGGATCGCTGCGACAGCGCGCCGACGAGATTGCGCAAATGCCGATCACCGCGCCCGATGGTCACACGGTCCGTGTCCGCCAGATCGCGAAAGTATCGATCCTGGCCGGCCAGAAGCAGCTTACGCGTGAGGATCTGGCGCCCTTCATCGACGTGACCGCGCGACTGGAGGGGCGCGATCTCGGGTCTGCCATGAAGGAGATTCGCAAGACCGTCTCCGCGCTTTCCCTGCCGCCTTCGATCCGTGTCGATTATGGCGGGCTCTATGCCCAGCAGCAGAAGAGCTTCAGGGATCTTGCCATGGTCTTCGCCGCAGCCCTGCTGCTTTCGGCCTTGCTGCTGACCGTGCTGTACGAACGGATCGCGTGGACGCTTGCCGCGATGACGACCGTGCTGCTTTCTGCCGCCTGCGTTTTGTGCGGGCTGTGGATCACCGGCATCGAACTCGATATCTCGGCGCTCATGGGGCTAACCATGGTGGTCGGCATGGTTAGCGAACTGATCGTCTTCTTCTTTGCAGAGCTGGACACGGACAAGCCGGTAGATCTGGCCGCCCTGCAGGAAGCGGGCCGCAAGCGCCTGCGGCCGATCCTGATGTCCGCACTGATCGCGATTCTCACGCTCAGTCCACTGGCGCTGGGGTTCAACCGGGGTGCGGGCCTTCAGCGTCCGCTGGCCACCGCGATCATCTTCGGCCTTACCGCCGCCGTGCCGCTGGTTCTGCTGTTCCTGCCCGCTCTTGTCGCGGTTCTGACCCGCCGTCCGCAAGCGAACGGCTGA
- a CDS encoding NYN domain-containing protein: MDQPLKNIALLIDADNASPDGIDPVLTVLAELGQVNIRRIYGNWAKRSLGGWTKIVNEYGLSAQQQFDLTKGKNATDMAMTIDAVDLLYQGKVDGYGIMSSDSDFTPLATRLRQDGLVVYGFGNARTPAAFQTACTRFLEVEKLIAADRREPDSPVETNGASPINQELIDLLGAAWKAARRDDKGYARLSEVGQIAGNRSSFDVRNYGYKRLSELMEAASDFFKVERRADKHLYVRRLR, encoded by the coding sequence ATGGATCAACCACTCAAGAACATCGCCCTCCTGATCGACGCAGACAATGCGTCTCCGGACGGGATCGACCCCGTGCTGACCGTGCTTGCCGAACTGGGGCAGGTCAACATCCGCCGCATCTATGGCAACTGGGCCAAGCGCTCGCTGGGCGGCTGGACGAAGATCGTCAACGAATACGGGCTTTCCGCGCAGCAGCAGTTCGACCTGACCAAGGGCAAGAACGCCACCGACATGGCGATGACCATCGACGCGGTCGACCTGCTGTACCAGGGCAAGGTCGATGGCTATGGCATCATGTCCAGCGACAGCGACTTCACGCCGCTCGCCACGCGCCTGCGGCAGGACGGGCTGGTGGTTTACGGTTTCGGCAATGCCCGGACTCCGGCCGCCTTCCAGACCGCCTGCACCCGCTTCCTTGAAGTCGAAAAGCTGATCGCCGCAGACCGGCGCGAACCCGATTCACCGGTTGAAACCAATGGCGCTTCGCCGATCAACCAGGAACTGATCGATCTGCTTGGCGCCGCGTGGAAGGCCGCGAGGCGTGACGATAAAGGATATGCAAGGCTGTCCGAGGTCGGCCAGATCGCGGGCAACCGGTCCAGCTTCGACGTGCGCAACTATGGCTACAAACGCCTGTCGGAGCTGATGGAGGCGGCCAGCGACTTCTTCAAGGTGGAACGCCGCGCCGACAAGCACCTCTACGTGCGCCGTCTGCGCTGA
- a CDS encoding carbonic anhydrase — protein MSEYESPDLERLVEGYRRFRKGDWSERRERWAELSEGQQPQVMIIACSDSRVEPAQIFDTAPGEMFVVRNVAAMVPPFETNPGRHGVSAALEFAVQVLKVKEIVVMGHGMCGGCKAALTQELHGTEPGEGGFIADWIALLDDARAPIAAQLGTEGRTAEKAMELAGVKVSLDNLRTFPCVRRKERDGELTLRGAFFAISDGILHLLDEESGEFHAVD, from the coding sequence ATGAGCGAATACGAATCTCCCGACCTCGAACGCCTCGTCGAAGGCTACCGCCGCTTCCGCAAGGGCGACTGGAGCGAACGTCGTGAACGCTGGGCCGAACTGAGCGAAGGGCAGCAGCCCCAGGTGATGATCATCGCCTGTTCGGACAGCCGGGTAGAGCCCGCGCAGATTTTCGATACCGCGCCGGGCGAAATGTTCGTGGTGCGCAATGTTGCCGCGATGGTTCCTCCGTTCGAAACCAATCCGGGTCGCCACGGCGTTTCCGCCGCGCTCGAATTTGCGGTGCAGGTGCTGAAGGTGAAGGAAATCGTGGTGATGGGCCACGGCATGTGCGGCGGCTGCAAGGCGGCGCTGACACAGGAACTGCACGGCACGGAACCCGGCGAAGGCGGTTTCATCGCGGACTGGATCGCCCTGTTGGACGATGCGCGCGCGCCCATTGCCGCGCAACTGGGCACAGAAGGACGCACAGCGGAAAAGGCGATGGAACTGGCGGGCGTGAAGGTCAGCCTCGACAACCTGCGCACATTTCCCTGTGTGCGGCGCAAGGAACGCGACGGCGAGCTGACGCTGCGCGGCGCGTTCTTTGCCATTTCGGATGGTATTCTGCACCTGCTGGACGAGGAAAGCGGCGAGTTCCACGCGGTCGACTAG
- the lipA gene encoding lipoyl synthase, with translation MNDLSTNPLPPSREPRPNEPRQRKPDWIRVKAPTSKGYGETRKLMRDLGLNTVCEEAACPNIGECWTKKHATVMILGDVCTRACAFCNVKTGMPRKVDPLEPEHVATAAAKMGLEHIVITSVDRDDLPDGGAGQFVKVIEALRRNTPDTTIEILTPDFRGKMRPAIEAIVAAGPDVFNHNLETVPRLYPTIRPGARYYASLRLLEEVKAHDPMIFTKSGIMLGLGEERLEVHQVMDDMRSAGIDFLTMGQYLQPTPKHAKVIDFVTPQAFDAFGAIARAKGFLQVASSPLTRSSYHAGEDFAEMRAAREARLAKAAAKAG, from the coding sequence ATGAACGACCTCTCCACCAATCCGCTCCCTCCGTCACGCGAGCCCCGGCCCAATGAGCCCCGGCAGCGCAAGCCGGACTGGATCCGGGTGAAAGCGCCCACCAGCAAGGGTTATGGCGAAACGCGAAAGCTGATGCGCGACCTTGGCCTCAACACCGTGTGCGAGGAAGCGGCCTGTCCGAACATCGGCGAATGCTGGACGAAGAAGCACGCGACCGTGATGATTCTGGGAGACGTTTGCACGCGCGCCTGCGCGTTCTGCAACGTGAAGACGGGCATGCCGCGCAAGGTCGACCCGCTTGAGCCGGAACACGTGGCGACCGCCGCCGCAAAGATGGGGCTTGAGCACATCGTGATCACCAGCGTGGACCGTGACGACCTGCCCGATGGCGGCGCGGGCCAGTTCGTGAAGGTGATCGAGGCGCTGCGCCGCAACACGCCGGACACCACGATAGAAATCCTGACGCCCGATTTCCGCGGCAAGATGCGCCCGGCGATTGAAGCGATCGTTGCGGCCGGGCCGGATGTGTTCAACCACAACCTTGAAACGGTGCCGCGACTTTATCCCACCATCCGTCCCGGCGCGCGCTATTACGCGTCGCTGCGCCTGCTGGAGGAAGTGAAGGCGCACGATCCGATGATTTTCACCAAGTCGGGCATCATGCTGGGGCTTGGGGAAGAGCGGCTGGAGGTCCACCAGGTGATGGACGACATGCGCTCTGCCGGGATCGATTTCCTGACCATGGGCCAGTATCTGCAGCCGACGCCGAAGCACGCCAAAGTGATCGATTTCGTTACGCCGCAGGCGTTCGACGCTTTCGGCGCTATCGCGCGGGCCAAGGGCTTTCTGCAGGTCGCTTCCAGCCCGCTGACGCGCTCCAGCTATCACGCGGGCGAGGATTTCGCTGAAATGCGTGCCGCGCGTGAAGCCAGGCTGGCGAAGGCGGCGGCAAAAGCAGGCTGA
- a CDS encoding type II toxin-antitoxin system RatA family toxin → MTHRITETRAMPWSAQQMFDLVADVRRYPEFLPWVVATRIRSDSETEMVADMLVGFSAFKEKFTSRVAKHRPDRIMVEYLEGPLKKLENGWTFAPGEDGGCTIEFRVEFEFRSAILEKLAGQYMDRAFRKMVAAFEKRAAELYGQPAKARGKT, encoded by the coding sequence TTGACGCACCGGATCACCGAAACGCGGGCAATGCCGTGGTCGGCGCAGCAGATGTTCGACCTGGTGGCCGACGTGCGCCGCTATCCCGAATTCCTGCCATGGGTCGTCGCTACGCGGATCAGGTCCGACAGCGAGACCGAGATGGTGGCCGACATGCTGGTGGGCTTTTCCGCGTTCAAGGAGAAGTTCACCTCTCGCGTGGCAAAGCACCGGCCCGACCGGATCATGGTGGAATACCTTGAAGGCCCGCTGAAGAAGCTGGAAAACGGCTGGACGTTCGCGCCCGGAGAGGATGGCGGGTGCACGATCGAGTTTCGCGTGGAGTTCGAATTTCGCAGCGCGATCCTGGAAAAGCTGGCGGGGCAATACATGGACCGCGCGTTCCGCAAGATGGTGGCCGCCTTCGAAAAACGCGCGGCGGAGCTTTACGGACAACCGGCGAAGGCGCGGGGGAAAACGTGA
- a CDS encoding CinA family protein, translated as MDTGNLLPPDIAELAKRVVAENAATGRKVALAESCTGGLVAGALTEVPGSSAVLDRGFVTYSNEAKREMLDVPADLIDTFGAVSVAVAWSMAQGALAHSGADVAVAITGVAGPDGGSPQKPVGTVVFALAERGGDPEDVTAEMKHFDCNGSRAEVRRQATLIALELLLPKAGEE; from the coding sequence ATGGATACCGGCAACCTTCTTCCGCCCGACATCGCAGAGCTGGCAAAGCGCGTCGTGGCCGAAAACGCCGCGACAGGCCGGAAGGTGGCACTGGCGGAAAGCTGCACCGGCGGCCTTGTGGCCGGCGCGCTGACGGAAGTGCCGGGCAGCTCGGCGGTGCTGGACCGCGGTTTCGTCACCTATTCGAACGAAGCCAAGCGCGAAATGCTCGACGTGCCGGCGGACCTGATCGACACATTCGGCGCGGTCTCCGTCGCGGTCGCATGGTCGATGGCGCAGGGCGCGCTGGCCCATTCCGGCGCGGACGTGGCCGTCGCGATCACGGGCGTTGCCGGACCGGATGGCGGCAGTCCGCAAAAGCCGGTGGGCACGGTGGTTTTCGCATTGGCGGAGCGCGGCGGCGACCCTGAAGACGTGACCGCCGAGATGAAGCATTTCGATTGCAACGGCAGCCGCGCCGAGGTGCGCCGGCAGGCGACGCTGATCGCGCTGGAACTGCTGCTGCCGAAGGCGGGCGAGGAATAG